From Callospermophilus lateralis isolate mCalLat2 chromosome 5, mCalLat2.hap1, whole genome shotgun sequence, a single genomic window includes:
- the Sra1 gene encoding steroid receptor RNA activator 1 → MTRCLAGSAEVEMAELYVKPGNKERGWNDPPQFSYGLQTQTGGPKRTPLTKRVAAPQDGSPRVFTSETSPGPPPMGPPPLSSKALGPPSVGSCPVSRVEPTGFRVIESEALMEDVLRPLEQALEDCRGHMKKQVCDDISRRLTLLQEQWAGGKLSVPVKKRMALLVQELSSHRWDVADDIHRSLMVDHVTEVSQWMVGVKRLIAEKRSLSSEEEANEEKSAAAAEENQTIPGFQEAL, encoded by the exons ATGACGCGCTGCCTCGCTGGCAGTGCGGAAGTGGAGATGGCGGAGCTGTATGTGAAGCCGG GCAACAAGGAGCGCGGCTGGAACGACCCGCCGCAGTTCTCATACGGGCTGCAGACCCAGACTGGCGGACCCAAGCGCACGCCGCTCACTAAGAGGGTCGCCGCCCCGCAGGATGGATCCCCCAGAG TCTTCACCTCAGAGACTTCTCCTGGGCCTCCTCCAATGGGGCCTCCACCTCTTTCAAGTAAGGCCCTTGGCCCCCCATCTGTGGGGAGCTGTCCTGTCTCCAGAGTGGAGCCCACAGGTTTCCGAGTCATCGAGTCTGAGGCTCTGATGGAGGATGTGCTGAGACCTTTGGAACAGGCATTGGAGGATTGCCGTGGCCACATGAAG AAGCAGGTATGTGATGACATCAGTCGACGCCTGACACTGCTTCAGGAACAGTGGGCTGGAGGGAAGTTGTCAGTGCCTGTTAAGAAGAGGATGGCACTACTGGTGCAAG AGCTTTCAAGCCACCGGTGGGATGTAGCAGATGACATTCACCGCTCCCTCATGGTTGATCATGTGACTGAGGTCAGTCAGTGGATGGTGGGAGTTAAAAGATTAATTGCGGAAAAGAGGAGTCTGTCTTCAGAGGAGGAGGCCAATGAAGAGAAATCTGCAGCAGCTGCTGAGGAGAACCAAACTATACCAGGCTTTCAAGAGGCGCTATAA
- the Eif4ebp3 gene encoding eukaryotic translation initiation factor 4E-binding protein 3, whose protein sequence is MSTSTSCPIPGGRERLPDCYSTTPGGTLYATTPGGTRIIYDRKFLLECKNSPIARTPPCCLPQIPGVTTPPTVLPSKLELQKETEEEIPDDAQFEMDF, encoded by the exons ATGTCCACGTCCACGAGCTGCCCCATTCCGGGGGGCCGGGAACGGCTGCCCGACTGCTACAGCACTACGCCGGGGGGCACGCTATACGCCACTACCCCGGGAG GCACCAGGATCATCTACGACCGAAAGTTCCTGCTGGAGTGCAAGAACTCACCCATTGCCCGGACACCCCCCTGCTGCCTCCCTCAGATTCCCGGGGTCACTACTCCTCCAACAGTCCTACCCTCCAAACTGGAGTTGCAGAAGGAGACAGAGGAAGAGATACCCG ATGACGCACAATTTGAAATGGACTTCTAA